In a genomic window of Taeniopygia guttata chromosome 11, bTaeGut7.mat, whole genome shotgun sequence:
- the THAP11 gene encoding THAP domain-containing protein 11 — protein MPGFTCCVPGCYNNSHRDKALHFYTFPKDEELRRLWLKNVSRAGVSGCFSTFQPTTGHRVCSEHFQGGRKSYLVRVPTIFPLRGVNERKAQRARRPRPAAAAAAPPGPAAASEAPAGGAAEDVKPIDLTVQVELGAAATIGPSPVRLPVPVPAAAAAGEESPAEGGPPDHSYSLSSGTTSEELLRKLNEQRDIIALLEVKMKEMKGSIRRLRLAEAQLREEIREKDRLLHAASAGTRKRHGL, from the coding sequence ATGCCGGGCTTCACCTGCTGCGTACCGGGCTGCTACAACAACTCGCACCGCGACAAGGCGCTGCACTTCTACACCTTCCCCAAGGACGAGGAGCTGCGGCGCCTCTGGCTCAAGAACGTCTCCCGGGCGGGCGTCAGCGGCTGCTTCAGCACCTTCCAGCCCACCACGGGCCACCGCGTCTGCAGCGAGCACTTCCAGGGCGGCCGCAAGTCCTACCTGGTGCGGGTCCCCACCATCTTCCCGCTGCGCGGCGTCAACGAGCGCAAGGCTCAGCGGGCCcggcgcccccgccccgccgccgccgccgccgccccgccgggccccgccgccgccagcgAGGCCCCTGCAGGGGGCGCGGCCGAGGACGTGAAGCCCATCGACCTGACGGTGCAGGTGGAGCTCGGGGCCGCCGCCACCATCGGGCCCAGCCCCGTGCGGCTGCCGGTGCCGGtaccggcggcggcggcggcgggggaggAGAGCCCGGCGGAGGGCGGCCCCCCCGACCACTCGTACTCGCTGTCGTCGGGCACCACGtcggaggagctgctgaggaagctgAACGAGCAGCGCGACATCATCGCGCTGCTGGAGGTGAAGATGAAGGAGATGAAGGGCAGCATCCGCCGCCTGCGCCTGGCCGAGGCCCAGCTCCGCGAGGAGATCCGCGAGAAGGACCGGCTGCTCCACGCCGCCAGCGCCGGCACCCGCAAGCGCCACGGGCTCTGA
- the PLLP gene encoding plasmolipin (The RefSeq protein has 2 substitutions compared to this genomic sequence): MGVQAVLGLLVWSLIAATTYHLHAAYGWVMFVSLFFWILTLLFFVTYLLQLHQKFYMIPWPLVLMIYNAVATVLYITAFVTCAAAVQPTSWRQWDYNRRAAASFFACVTMITYGVSTFFSFRAWKGLGSNAATSQVTDHA, from the exons ATGGGCGTCCAGGCC GTGCTCGGTTTGCTGGTGTGGTCTCTCATTGCCGCCACGACGTACCACCTCCACGCGGCATACGGCTGGGTGATGTTTGTGTCCCTCTTCTTCTGGATACTAACACTCCTTTTCTTCGTGACTTACCTCCTGCAACTTCATCAGAAGTTCTACATGATCCCCTGGCCCCTCGTG CTGATGATCTACAACGCCATGGCCACCGTGCTGTACATCACTGCCTTCGTGACGTGCGCGGCCGCCGTGCAGCCGACGTCCTGGCGGCAGTGGGACTACAACCGCAGAGCTGCCGCCTCT TTCTTCGCCTGCGTCACGATGATCACCTACGGGGTGAGCACCTTCTTCAGCTTCCGCGCCTGGAAAGGGCTCGGCAGCAACGCGGCCACCAGCCAAGTGACCGACCACGTGTAA
- the ARL2BP gene encoding ADP-ribosylation factor-like protein 2-binding protein isoform X1, translated as MGISMEQSSHQCHGLFCRLNLGSSSVIFSTTSDEFDAVVGYLEDIIMDDDFQLIQRNFLEKHYQEFDDSEENKLIYTDIFNEYISLVEKYIEEKLLDRIRGFDMVAFTVSLQQHKDEMPGDIFDLLLTFTDFLAFKEMFLEYRAEKEGRSLDLSSALVVTSLNH; from the exons ATGGGAATCTCCATGGAGCAGTCTTCTCATCAGTGCCATGGATTGTTTTGTAGGTTGAACCTAGGAAGTTCTTCAGTTATCTT CTCCACCACTTCTGATGAGTTTGATGCAGTTGTTGGCTATCTGGAGGATATCATAATGG ATGATGACTTCCAGTTAATACAGAGGAATTTTTTAGAGAAGCACTACCAGGAGTTCGATGactcagaagaaaacaaactcaTCTATACGGACATTTTTAATGAATAT atctCTTTAGTAGAGAAATACATTGAAGAGAAGTTGCTTGATCGGATTCGTGGGTTTGATATGGTTGCTTTCACAGTGTCACTGCA ACAGCACAAAGATGAAATGCCAGGTGATATATTTGACCTGCTTCTCACATTTACAGACTTTCTGGCTTTCAAAGAAATGTTCTTGGAATACAGAGCT GAAAAAGAAGGTCGAAGTCTGGATTTAAGCAGTGCATTAGTGGTGACATCATTAAACCATTAA
- the ARL2BP gene encoding ADP-ribosylation factor-like protein 2-binding protein isoform X2 has product METSDGESLGVATSTTSDEFDAVVGYLEDIIMDDDFQLIQRNFLEKHYQEFDDSEENKLIYTDIFNEYISLVEKYIEEKLLDRIRGFDMVAFTVSLQQHKDEMPGDIFDLLLTFTDFLAFKEMFLEYRAEKEGRSLDLSSALVVTSLNH; this is encoded by the exons ATGGAGACTTCTGATGGAGAAAGTTTGGGTGTAGCCAC CTCCACCACTTCTGATGAGTTTGATGCAGTTGTTGGCTATCTGGAGGATATCATAATGG ATGATGACTTCCAGTTAATACAGAGGAATTTTTTAGAGAAGCACTACCAGGAGTTCGATGactcagaagaaaacaaactcaTCTATACGGACATTTTTAATGAATAT atctCTTTAGTAGAGAAATACATTGAAGAGAAGTTGCTTGATCGGATTCGTGGGTTTGATATGGTTGCTTTCACAGTGTCACTGCA ACAGCACAAAGATGAAATGCCAGGTGATATATTTGACCTGCTTCTCACATTTACAGACTTTCTGGCTTTCAAAGAAATGTTCTTGGAATACAGAGCT GAAAAAGAAGGTCGAAGTCTGGATTTAAGCAGTGCATTAGTGGTGACATCATTAAACCATTAA